The following proteins are co-located in the Pirellulales bacterium genome:
- a CDS encoding exosortase-associated EpsI family protein, with product MIRAWLPIGFAVALLLGLSAWEAVISDRFRGSGISAEVVAERFAKIPIEIPGTSWTGEDKDVDKEILRVAGAVNHINRTYLNADTGESVDLWLICGHARDVCRHTPNICYISQGFRQVKTQLKHEIKAPGEKAAEFYTAEFNSEEGGAHRVRVFWSWNGNEPEHDTWEAPDPNPRRSYGNNDALYKLYFTARVTPDEVDANDNVAVAFAKVMLPEINAALFPASDSSSLDVADEPDADAAEADEDQAAVNDDE from the coding sequence ATGATTCGTGCTTGGTTGCCGATTGGCTTCGCCGTCGCCCTGCTGTTGGGCTTGTCCGCCTGGGAAGCGGTTATCTCCGATCGCTTTCGCGGCTCCGGGATTTCCGCCGAGGTCGTCGCCGAGCGGTTCGCCAAGATTCCGATCGAGATTCCCGGCACCTCCTGGACCGGCGAAGACAAGGACGTCGACAAGGAAATCCTGCGCGTCGCGGGGGCCGTCAATCACATCAATCGCACTTACTTGAACGCCGACACGGGCGAGTCGGTCGATCTGTGGCTCATCTGCGGCCACGCTCGCGACGTCTGCCGGCACACCCCCAACATTTGCTACATCAGCCAGGGTTTTCGCCAGGTGAAGACCCAGCTCAAGCACGAGATCAAGGCCCCCGGCGAGAAGGCGGCGGAGTTCTACACCGCCGAGTTCAACTCCGAGGAGGGGGGCGCCCACCGCGTGCGAGTGTTCTGGTCGTGGAACGGCAACGAGCCCGAGCACGATACATGGGAAGCGCCCGATCCGAACCCGCGCCGCTCCTACGGCAACAACGACGCGCTTTACAAGCTGTACTTCACGGCCCGCGTGACTCCGGACGAGGTCGACGCGAACGACAACGTCGCGGTCGCTTTCGCCAAGGTTATGCTGCCGGAGATCAACGCGGCGCTCTTCCCGGCCAGTGATTCGTCGTCGCTCGACGTCGCCGACGAACCGGACGCTGACGCTGCGGAAGCGGACGAAGATCAGGCCGCCGTGAACGACGACGAGTAA
- a CDS encoding serine/threonine protein kinase → MALPLPQPEPRRLKFLPTKATFQLREPLGNGTVGAVYKAESPDFDHPVAIKLLHPSISHDQNIVDRFQREIQIMERLKHPHIVRHYGGGIMDGQFFYAMELLDHGSLKDRLQQYGPLKWPQAAAFAAQIASALQHAHNHGIIHRDLKPSNLFFGADGRLILGDFGIARDTHDADITADGITVGTYAYMSPEQICADASITGKADLYSLGCVVYEMLVGKPPFVGANFAQIWDQHLHREPAGIRAQGIECPGWLEQLVMQLLEKDPERRPFNARSVQGAIKDHLTDEFGDDLAQLTQDLPPLEDLQTGPSPLRIALAAAVVAAIVLAAILAGR, encoded by the coding sequence ATGGCCCTTCCCCTGCCCCAACCTGAACCGCGTCGGTTGAAGTTCCTCCCGACCAAGGCGACGTTCCAGCTCCGCGAGCCGTTGGGCAACGGGACGGTGGGGGCCGTCTACAAGGCCGAGAGCCCCGATTTCGACCACCCGGTGGCGATCAAACTGCTCCACCCGTCGATCTCGCACGACCAGAACATCGTCGACCGCTTCCAGCGCGAAATCCAGATCATGGAACGGCTGAAGCATCCCCATATCGTCCGCCATTACGGCGGGGGAATCATGGACGGGCAGTTCTTCTATGCGATGGAACTGCTCGACCACGGATCGCTCAAAGACCGCTTGCAACAATACGGTCCGCTGAAGTGGCCCCAGGCCGCGGCGTTTGCGGCGCAGATCGCCTCGGCGCTGCAGCACGCTCACAACCACGGCATCATTCACCGCGATCTCAAACCGAGCAATCTGTTCTTCGGCGCCGACGGACGACTGATCTTGGGCGACTTCGGAATTGCCCGCGACACGCACGACGCCGACATCACGGCCGACGGCATCACGGTGGGAACCTACGCCTACATGTCCCCCGAGCAGATCTGCGCCGACGCCTCGATCACGGGCAAAGCGGACCTGTACTCGCTAGGGTGCGTCGTCTACGAGATGCTCGTCGGCAAGCCACCGTTCGTGGGGGCCAACTTCGCGCAGATCTGGGACCAGCACTTGCACCGCGAGCCCGCGGGGATCCGGGCCCAGGGAATCGAGTGCCCGGGATGGCTCGAGCAGCTCGTGATGCAGCTCTTGGAAAAGGACCCCGAGCGACGGCCGTTCAACGCCCGATCCGTGCAGGGCGCCATCAAAGATCATCTCACCGACGAGTTCGGCGACGATCTGGCGCAACTTACCCAGGACTTGCCGCCGCTCGAGGACCTTCAGACCGGGCCCTCGCCGCTGCGCATCGCCCTGGCCGCAGCGGTCGTTGCGGCGATCGTTCTGGCCGCAATCCTCGCCGGGCGGTGA
- a CDS encoding glutamine synthetase beta-grasp domain-containing protein, with translation MEYLWLDGYTPEPNLRSKTKVVDSEPKKPEDCPMWSFDGSSTQQAEGHSSDCLLKPVRIVKDPERKNASIVMCEVLSADGSIHPSNIRGSFEDDDDLWLGFEQEYTLMLDGRPLGFPKDGYPGPQGPYYCSVGTKNCVGRDLVEEHLDACLEAGLSVTGINAEVMKGQWEYQLFGKGAKKACDDAWIARYLLQRSAEKYGIFVEFHPKPVKGDWNGSGMHTNFSTTEIREKGGEDLIKGICEKFRANHEAHIANYGSDNNQRLTGLHETQSIEKFSYGVSDRGSSIRIPIGTAQNGWKGYLEDRRPASNADPYKVTSRILATLRS, from the coding sequence CTGGAATACCTCTGGCTCGACGGTTACACCCCCGAGCCGAACCTGCGCAGCAAGACCAAGGTCGTCGACAGCGAGCCGAAAAAGCCCGAAGACTGCCCGATGTGGTCGTTCGACGGCTCCAGCACGCAGCAGGCCGAAGGGCACTCGTCGGACTGCCTGCTGAAGCCGGTCCGCATCGTCAAGGATCCGGAGCGCAAGAACGCCTCGATCGTGATGTGCGAGGTCTTGTCGGCCGACGGATCGATCCACCCCTCGAACATCCGCGGTTCGTTCGAGGACGACGACGATTTGTGGCTGGGCTTCGAGCAGGAATACACCCTGATGCTCGACGGTCGGCCGTTGGGCTTCCCCAAGGACGGTTACCCGGGGCCGCAGGGGCCGTACTACTGCTCGGTCGGCACCAAGAACTGCGTCGGTCGCGATCTGGTCGAGGAGCATCTCGACGCCTGTCTCGAAGCGGGCCTGTCGGTCACCGGCATCAACGCCGAAGTGATGAAGGGGCAGTGGGAATATCAACTGTTCGGCAAAGGCGCCAAAAAAGCCTGCGACGACGCCTGGATCGCCCGCTATCTGCTCCAGCGCAGTGCCGAGAAGTACGGGATTTTCGTCGAGTTCCATCCGAAGCCGGTCAAGGGCGACTGGAACGGCAGCGGCATGCACACCAACTTCTCCACGACCGAGATTCGCGAGAAGGGGGGCGAGGATCTGATCAAGGGCATCTGCGAAAAGTTCCGCGCCAATCACGAGGCCCACATCGCGAACTACGGTTCCGACAACAACCAGCGTCTGACCGGCCTGCACGAAACGCAGTCGATCGAAAAGTTCAGCTACGGCGTCAGCGATCGCGGCTCGTCGATCCGGATCCCGATCGGCACCGCCCAGAACGGCTGGAAGGGTTACTTGGAGGATCGCCGCCCCGCGTCGAACGCCGACCCCTACAAGGTTACGTCGCGAATCCTGGCGACTCTGCGCTCGTAG